In Stigmatella aurantiaca, one DNA window encodes the following:
- a CDS encoding TonB-dependent receptor — protein MVRSTFSLVIAAFAGTAAAQGGSGIRGKLTDAKTGEPLLVCPISVISGGNTFVETNLEGFYELPLPPGTYDVRFWCDQYEGVDVKGMRVAEGFVARDLALKPVEGAFTEEVVVIGTVDTKSESGLLLQRKLANTVQDSIGSEQISRSPDSNAGDAVKRVTSATVVGRNVFLRGLGGRYAATTVNGVSLPSTDPDGHQAPLDLFPNSLLSTLTVQKTFSAEMGGAFAGGVLGIETNSYPATLQTRLRLSLGANSESTFRSRRTYSGGSLDFLGIDDGSRSLPSSVPSDRPLTTRDAQAEQVSESFSNTWSSRTSSGLPNGSLSFSVGNTHSWGDGRAFGYLASALYSRSDAVTNADAQTFRINDQDLIPKDLYRSEFGATNTNLGALFNAGYQLDSLNDVSVLSLVSSSTEDSAQVLRGFSDTDNAEFDATRLKFSQRFLNFNQLRGTHRFGAEDALTLRWQANVSVTQAKEPDTRDLLYLDTNGVRRFRQAANSGERFFSSLGDTSGGGSVSLRFPLGAVEMNVGASAQMSQRRFDARRFSFLFVGEDPEMLGLPAEEMFSGDNIGPSFLAEERTFLTDSYDGFQSIYAGFISAEVSPLERLRLIAGARVEAFTQRLESGSSFAQGQAPASTDNTTVNPMPSLNAVYALTDKANLRAGYSFTVARPQFREVAPFLYYDAIRRRSVSGNPELLSSRIHNADLRWEFFPTESELFSVGGFFKRFIDPIEQVVVSSIQGDVGYRNAEGATALGLELEGRVSLGRLSPVLSPLRVGANLSLIHSRVSLGQGQQISTSESRPLQGQSPYVANVNATYTRESSGTEVTVLYNVFGKRISEVGFNRLPDTYEQPFHRVDVTVSQRLSEDLRLKLTGTNLLNQSSNFQQIGTDVFRYQPGVTAVAQVEWSPF, from the coding sequence ATGGTTCGCTCCACGTTTTCGCTGGTCATCGCCGCATTCGCAGGCACCGCGGCCGCTCAGGGCGGCTCCGGAATCCGCGGCAAGCTCACGGACGCCAAGACGGGTGAGCCCCTGCTGGTATGCCCCATCTCGGTCATCTCTGGGGGTAACACTTTCGTCGAGACGAACCTGGAAGGGTTCTACGAGCTGCCCCTGCCGCCGGGCACCTATGACGTCCGCTTCTGGTGCGACCAGTACGAGGGCGTGGATGTGAAGGGCATGCGGGTCGCCGAGGGCTTCGTGGCGCGCGACCTCGCGCTCAAGCCGGTGGAAGGCGCCTTCACCGAGGAAGTCGTCGTCATCGGCACCGTGGACACCAAGAGCGAGAGCGGCCTGCTGCTCCAGCGCAAGCTTGCGAACACCGTCCAGGACTCGATTGGCAGCGAGCAGATCTCCCGCTCTCCGGACTCCAATGCCGGGGATGCGGTCAAGCGGGTGACCTCGGCCACGGTGGTGGGGCGGAACGTGTTCCTGCGCGGGCTGGGTGGGCGCTACGCCGCCACCACCGTCAACGGCGTCTCCCTGCCCAGCACGGACCCGGACGGCCACCAGGCCCCCCTGGACCTCTTCCCCAACTCGCTCCTGTCCACGCTGACGGTGCAGAAGACGTTCTCGGCGGAGATGGGCGGCGCCTTCGCGGGCGGCGTGCTCGGCATCGAGACCAACTCCTATCCCGCCACCCTGCAGACCCGGCTGCGCCTGTCGCTGGGTGCCAACTCCGAGTCCACCTTCCGCTCCCGCCGCACGTACTCCGGCGGCAGCCTGGACTTCCTGGGCATCGATGATGGCTCCCGCTCGCTGCCCTCCAGCGTTCCTTCGGACCGGCCGCTGACGACGCGCGATGCGCAGGCGGAGCAGGTGAGTGAGAGCTTCTCCAACACCTGGTCGAGCCGGACGTCGAGCGGACTGCCCAATGGCAGCCTGAGCTTCTCGGTCGGCAACACCCACTCCTGGGGCGATGGCCGGGCCTTCGGCTATCTGGCGAGCGCCCTCTACTCCCGGAGCGACGCGGTCACCAACGCCGACGCCCAGACGTTCCGCATCAACGACCAGGACCTGATTCCCAAGGACCTCTACCGCTCGGAGTTCGGCGCCACGAACACGAACCTGGGCGCCCTGTTCAACGCGGGCTACCAGCTGGATTCGCTGAACGATGTGAGCGTGCTGTCCCTCGTGAGCAGCTCCACCGAGGACTCGGCCCAGGTGTTGCGAGGCTTCTCCGACACCGACAACGCGGAGTTCGATGCCACGCGCTTGAAGTTCTCGCAGCGCTTCCTGAACTTCAACCAGCTCCGGGGCACCCACCGCTTCGGCGCGGAAGATGCCCTCACGCTGCGCTGGCAGGCGAACGTGTCGGTGACGCAGGCCAAGGAGCCGGACACCCGGGATCTGCTCTACCTCGATACCAACGGCGTGCGGCGCTTCCGCCAGGCCGCCAACAGCGGCGAGCGCTTCTTCTCCTCACTGGGCGACACGAGCGGGGGAGGCAGTGTGTCGCTGCGCTTCCCACTGGGCGCCGTGGAGATGAACGTGGGCGCGTCCGCGCAGATGTCGCAGCGCCGCTTCGACGCGCGCCGCTTCTCCTTCCTGTTCGTCGGGGAGGATCCGGAGATGCTGGGGCTGCCCGCGGAGGAGATGTTTTCGGGCGACAACATCGGCCCCTCGTTCCTTGCCGAGGAGCGGACGTTCCTGACCGACAGCTACGACGGCTTCCAGTCCATCTACGCCGGCTTCATCAGCGCGGAGGTCAGCCCCCTGGAGCGGTTGCGCCTCATCGCCGGAGCGCGCGTGGAGGCCTTCACCCAGCGGCTGGAGTCCGGCAGCAGCTTCGCCCAGGGACAGGCGCCCGCGTCCACGGACAACACCACGGTCAACCCGATGCCGTCGCTGAACGCGGTCTACGCCTTGACGGACAAGGCGAACCTGCGCGCCGGTTACAGCTTCACGGTGGCCCGGCCTCAGTTCCGCGAGGTGGCCCCCTTCCTCTATTACGACGCCATCCGCCGCCGCAGCGTGAGCGGCAATCCGGAGCTGCTCTCCTCGCGCATCCACAACGCCGACCTGCGGTGGGAGTTCTTCCCCACCGAGAGCGAGCTCTTCTCCGTGGGCGGCTTCTTCAAGCGCTTCATCGATCCCATCGAGCAGGTGGTGGTCAGCTCCATCCAGGGCGATGTCGGCTACCGCAACGCCGAGGGCGCCACCGCGCTGGGGCTCGAGCTGGAGGGCCGCGTCTCCCTGGGCCGCCTCAGCCCGGTGCTGAGCCCCCTGCGCGTCGGGGCCAACCTGAGCCTCATCCACTCCCGCGTGAGCCTGGGCCAGGGCCAGCAGATCAGCACCAGCGAGAGCCGCCCGCTCCAGGGCCAGTCGCCCTACGTGGCCAACGTGAATGCCACCTACACGCGGGAGAGCTCGGGCACCGAGGTGACGGTGCTCTACAACGTGTTCGGCAAGCGCATCTCGGAGGTCGGCTTCAACCGGCTGCCGGACACCTATGAGCAGCCGTTCCACCGCGTGGACGTGACGGTGTCCCAGCGGCTCTCGGAGGACCTGCGGCTGAAGCTGACGGGCACCAACCTGCTCAACCAGTCCTCCAACTTCCAGCAGATCGGTACCGACGTGTTCCGCTACCAGCCCGGCGTCACCGCCGTGGCCCAGGTGGAGTGGAGCCCGTTCTGA
- a CDS encoding DUF2520 domain-containing protein, whose protein sequence is MRVLSRTEAGRARVKALGLKPATDKDVRQARVCLLCVPDPAIPGMAQELDGQLGRGAALVHCAGALSLDALGAPRARPLGSFHPLCAVSDPRDALAGHSVALSTRSRTLKAVLRRMADDLGLHVLEVPESQRAAYHAGAVLSAGCVVALLSAAVEALGCAGISPSEALTALLPLTRSAVRGMEARGLAGGLTGPIARGDAEIVARHLAALPPDIAELYRQLSQRALVLAGPRLPEEARTALAARLASPGSVKRPA, encoded by the coding sequence GTGCGCGTGCTGAGCCGGACGGAGGCCGGACGTGCCCGGGTGAAGGCGCTCGGGCTGAAGCCCGCCACGGACAAGGACGTGCGTCAGGCCCGCGTGTGCCTGCTCTGCGTTCCTGACCCCGCCATCCCCGGGATGGCCCAGGAGCTGGACGGTCAACTGGGACGGGGCGCGGCCCTGGTGCATTGCGCGGGAGCGCTGTCCCTGGACGCGCTGGGGGCTCCCCGGGCACGACCCCTTGGCTCGTTCCATCCGCTCTGCGCGGTCTCGGATCCGCGGGATGCGCTGGCCGGACACTCGGTGGCCCTCAGTACCCGCTCACGCACCCTGAAGGCGGTGCTGCGCCGGATGGCGGATGATCTGGGCCTGCACGTCCTGGAAGTGCCCGAATCCCAGCGGGCCGCCTACCACGCGGGGGCGGTGCTGAGCGCGGGCTGCGTGGTGGCGCTCCTGTCCGCGGCGGTGGAGGCGCTGGGCTGCGCGGGCATCTCCCCTTCAGAGGCGCTCACGGCCCTGCTGCCGCTGACCCGCTCGGCGGTGCGGGGCATGGAAGCCCGCGGGCTGGCCGGAGGCCTCACGGGCCCCATCGCCCGGGGAGACGCGGAGATCGTGGCCCGCCACCTGGCAGCGCTGCCACCAGACATCGCGGAGCTTTACCGGCAGCTGTCCCAGCGCGCCCTGGTACTGGCCGGGCCCCGCCTTCCGGAAGAAGCGCGCACCGCCCTGGCCGCACGGCTCGCGTCCCCAGGCTCCGTCAAAAGGCCTGCTTGA
- a CDS encoding AAA family ATPase, producing MVDSSDLAQVLHEAKDIAQSVTQKLSSAHVLLALYTVDNPAQVLLKEKGIDEDTLLELMTEAPAEEEFLVRNLCERARAIAQQCDSREADCLHLLIAFSRVRCAANDLLARSGVDLLKLGTVAFSYFTSGRMPRKLQASRAPMSSPSAGGRYPMGRPLGAPPSPLPQAAIAVSLPRPAPSRPSLPALSPRELIDADEGHDEVAAPVAEPPLPAPAAPVAKAAAPLSVPPPRPAPAPAPLPAARAVPLTLDPKIYPLLTSIGRNLSLLAQEGKLDPVVGRAKEIEEVIDVLGKRRTNNPCLLGEAGVGKTAVVEGVAQQLVSLRGTLAAKVLIELDMASLVAGTQLRGAFSEKLNALKDEVRRADGRVVVFIDEIHTLVGAGSTGEGPQDASNELKTAMARGEFPCIGATTHDEFRKFITADPALERRFTPVVVNEPSVPDTVEILKGVIGRYEEHHGLRYSPESLVAAASLASRYVTDRFMPDKAISVADLAGSRCHREGKTSVEPADVARVVAKLAGVPEERLLLKDSERLLSLEADLGQRVIGHEEAVTRIARVIRRNYAGFASRRPMGSFLFLGPTGVGKTEMARALAEVLFGNREALVRLDMSEMAESHGVSRLIGSPAGYVGYGEGGQLTEPVRRKPSSVVVLDEIEKAHREVQMLLLQVLEEGRLTDGKGRHIDFSNTVIVMTTNLGAEAFSRVNRTLGFGSEAQAGAKSDTDAASAAARKALPPELWNRIDERLPFHPLKEVEVAKIATLLLNESSKRLVTERGIAYVAGEDVVSHLLKSGGFDPQLGARPMRQVVQRLVEAPLAERILAGEFVAGDRVRVAVRNSQLAFQLDAV from the coding sequence ATGGTCGACAGCAGCGATCTCGCGCAGGTTCTCCACGAGGCGAAGGACATTGCCCAGAGCGTCACACAGAAGCTCAGCTCGGCCCACGTGTTGCTGGCGCTCTACACGGTGGACAACCCCGCGCAGGTCCTTCTCAAGGAGAAGGGCATCGACGAGGACACCCTCCTCGAGTTGATGACCGAGGCGCCGGCCGAGGAGGAGTTCCTCGTCCGCAACCTCTGCGAGCGGGCCCGGGCGATCGCCCAGCAGTGCGACTCGCGGGAGGCCGACTGCCTGCACCTGCTCATCGCGTTTTCCCGCGTGCGCTGCGCGGCCAACGATCTGCTGGCCCGCTCAGGGGTGGACCTGCTCAAGCTGGGCACCGTCGCCTTCTCGTATTTCACGAGCGGCCGTATGCCGCGCAAGCTTCAGGCCAGCCGCGCGCCGATGTCCTCCCCCTCGGCCGGGGGCCGCTACCCCATGGGCCGGCCCCTGGGCGCGCCGCCGTCGCCGCTGCCCCAGGCCGCCATCGCCGTGAGCCTTCCGCGGCCTGCCCCTTCCCGGCCCTCGCTGCCCGCCCTCTCGCCGCGCGAGCTGATCGACGCGGATGAGGGCCATGACGAGGTGGCCGCCCCGGTCGCTGAGCCTCCGCTCCCTGCTCCGGCGGCTCCCGTCGCGAAGGCTGCCGCCCCCCTGTCCGTGCCGCCGCCGCGTCCCGCGCCCGCCCCGGCCCCGCTCCCGGCGGCACGCGCGGTCCCGCTGACGCTGGATCCCAAGATCTATCCCCTGCTGACCTCCATCGGCCGGAACCTGAGCCTGCTGGCCCAGGAAGGCAAGCTGGACCCCGTGGTGGGGCGCGCCAAGGAGATCGAAGAAGTCATCGACGTGCTGGGCAAGCGCCGCACCAACAACCCCTGCCTGCTCGGTGAAGCCGGGGTGGGCAAGACGGCGGTGGTGGAAGGCGTGGCCCAGCAGCTGGTGAGCCTGCGCGGCACCCTGGCCGCCAAGGTGCTCATCGAGCTGGACATGGCGAGCCTGGTGGCGGGCACGCAGCTGCGCGGCGCCTTCTCGGAGAAGCTGAACGCACTGAAGGACGAGGTGCGGCGGGCCGACGGGCGCGTGGTGGTCTTCATCGACGAGATTCACACGCTGGTGGGCGCGGGCTCCACGGGCGAAGGGCCCCAGGACGCGTCCAACGAGCTGAAGACGGCGATGGCGCGCGGGGAGTTCCCCTGCATTGGCGCCACCACCCACGACGAGTTCCGGAAGTTCATCACGGCGGACCCGGCGCTGGAGCGCCGCTTCACGCCCGTGGTGGTGAACGAGCCGTCAGTGCCGGACACGGTGGAGATCCTCAAGGGCGTCATCGGCCGGTACGAGGAGCACCACGGGCTGCGCTACTCACCGGAGTCCCTGGTGGCGGCCGCCTCGCTGGCGTCCCGGTACGTGACGGACCGCTTCATGCCGGACAAGGCCATCTCGGTGGCGGACCTGGCCGGCTCGCGCTGCCATCGCGAGGGCAAGACGTCGGTGGAGCCCGCGGACGTGGCGCGGGTGGTGGCCAAGCTGGCCGGGGTGCCCGAGGAGCGGCTGCTGCTCAAGGACTCGGAGCGGCTGCTGAGCCTGGAAGCGGACCTGGGCCAGCGGGTCATCGGCCACGAGGAGGCCGTGACGCGCATCGCCCGGGTCATCCGCCGCAATTACGCGGGCTTCGCGTCGCGGCGGCCCATGGGCTCGTTCCTGTTCCTGGGCCCCACGGGCGTAGGCAAGACGGAGATGGCGCGGGCGCTGGCGGAGGTGCTCTTCGGCAACCGGGAGGCGCTCGTACGGCTGGACATGAGCGAGATGGCCGAGTCGCATGGCGTCTCCCGCCTCATCGGCTCGCCCGCGGGCTACGTAGGCTATGGCGAGGGAGGCCAGCTCACCGAGCCCGTCCGCCGCAAGCCCTCATCCGTGGTGGTGCTGGATGAGATCGAGAAGGCGCACCGCGAGGTGCAGATGCTGCTCCTCCAGGTGCTGGAAGAGGGCCGGCTGACGGACGGCAAGGGCCGGCACATCGACTTCTCGAACACGGTCATCGTGATGACGACGAACCTGGGCGCGGAGGCCTTCTCGCGCGTGAACAGGACGCTGGGCTTCGGCTCGGAAGCGCAGGCGGGTGCCAAGTCCGACACGGATGCGGCGAGCGCGGCGGCCCGCAAGGCCCTGCCCCCGGAGCTGTGGAACCGCATCGATGAGCGGCTGCCGTTCCACCCCCTCAAGGAGGTGGAGGTCGCGAAGATCGCCACGCTGCTGCTGAACGAGAGCAGCAAGCGCCTGGTGACCGAGCGGGGCATCGCGTACGTCGCGGGCGAGGATGTGGTGAGCCACCTGCTGAAGTCGGGCGGGTTCGATCCGCAGCTCGGCGCGCGGCCCATGCGCCAGGTGGTGCAGCGCCTGGTGGAAGCGCCCCTGGCCGAGCGGATCCTCGCGGGCGAGTTCGTCGCGGGCGACCGGGTCCGGGTCGCCGTGCGCAACAGCCAGCTCGCCTTCCAGCTCGACGCGGTCTGA
- a CDS encoding YIP1 family protein, which produces MTSLAQPARVLVDPIDGMGAAIEARRWGWPLVLLCLCVSLSGAVFALKWDAAAATVQQLQMGGELGGLSESEIADKIQIASRKGLVGGIAKGVFVMPVMVLLLSAVLWFSAWLFGMRAPFGRMMAVAAIAMMPIALYHLLFTLCVSAQHTMTLERVQTLLPTHLGLLKGLSPKMKTLLSAVDFFKLWSVGLLGLGFSAATGMRRGRALLLMGVLYLMYFGVFSVGLPAMGGGPGASMAGGK; this is translated from the coding sequence ATGACTTCTCTTGCTCAACCTGCTCGCGTTCTCGTCGATCCCATTGACGGGATGGGGGCTGCCATCGAAGCGCGCCGCTGGGGCTGGCCCCTGGTGTTGCTGTGCCTGTGCGTGTCCCTGTCCGGGGCCGTGTTCGCCCTGAAGTGGGATGCGGCCGCGGCGACCGTCCAACAGCTGCAGATGGGCGGGGAGCTTGGCGGGCTCTCGGAGAGCGAGATCGCCGACAAGATCCAGATCGCCTCGCGCAAGGGGCTGGTGGGGGGCATCGCCAAGGGCGTCTTCGTCATGCCGGTGATGGTGTTGCTGCTGTCCGCGGTGCTGTGGTTCAGCGCATGGCTCTTCGGCATGCGTGCACCCTTCGGCCGCATGATGGCCGTGGCGGCCATCGCGATGATGCCCATCGCGCTCTACCACCTGCTCTTCACCTTATGTGTCTCCGCGCAGCACACGATGACCCTGGAGCGCGTGCAGACCCTGCTTCCCACCCACCTGGGGTTGCTGAAAGGCCTGTCCCCGAAGATGAAGACCCTGCTGAGCGCGGTGGACTTCTTCAAGCTGTGGAGCGTGGGGCTGCTGGGGCTGGGCTTCTCCGCCGCGACGGGCATGCGCCGGGGACGCGCGCTGCTGCTCATGGGGGTGCTCTACCTGATGTACTTCGGCGTGTTCTCCGTGGGCCTTCCGGCCATGGGCGGTGGGCCGGGTGCTTCCATGGCGGGTGGCAAGTGA
- a CDS encoding TolC family protein has product MNALLFAAWVAMVPAATPISLEEARAQGRQNTQALVSLLEATRSAEDVRLARSPLLPQLSLSSSVGGELIGRQRGPAILCNADRTVCEQRTVETDSQDRGNFRLSLDLTQVIYDRVRWKQLEQSGAVFEAARGQAQEQADTSELEAINRFFTLYRSQATLQVLEATVRRSEEQLERAQALFEAGRVNRGEELSARVNLGNDRINLLLRQAQLVQDRGLLAVWLARPGSEPLEAQAPESLLQPPSPPPSFEQAIAEARRHRPLLVALQQQVRAASLGREVASAGYWPRLFAQGSYSRSGPEARPVFATPRLQNTLSGAVVLQWDLFTGLSTDAQVNQARAQLRTAELNLAQTDREVEAEVQRTLQLLATQIATAQLAAENRETAARSLSLAEERFKAGAGSTLEVRDAQLKLTQSELTLLENRVNVETARFAMMRAMGTLSPGESK; this is encoded by the coding sequence GTGAACGCACTGCTCTTTGCCGCTTGGGTGGCCATGGTGCCCGCCGCCACCCCCATTTCCCTGGAGGAGGCGCGGGCCCAGGGGCGCCAGAACACCCAGGCGCTGGTGTCGCTGCTGGAGGCCACGCGCTCGGCGGAGGATGTCCGGCTGGCGCGCTCACCGCTGTTGCCCCAGCTGTCCCTGTCCAGCTCCGTGGGCGGAGAACTCATCGGCCGGCAGCGTGGCCCCGCCATCTTGTGCAACGCGGATCGTACGGTCTGCGAACAGCGGACAGTCGAGACGGACTCTCAGGACCGCGGCAACTTCCGGTTGTCCTTGGACCTCACGCAGGTCATCTATGACCGGGTGCGCTGGAAGCAGCTGGAGCAGAGCGGCGCGGTGTTCGAGGCGGCGCGGGGCCAGGCCCAGGAGCAGGCGGACACCTCCGAGCTGGAGGCCATCAACCGCTTCTTCACCCTGTACCGGAGTCAGGCCACCCTCCAGGTGCTGGAGGCCACCGTGCGCCGCAGCGAGGAGCAGCTCGAGAGGGCCCAGGCGCTCTTCGAGGCCGGCCGGGTGAACCGGGGCGAGGAGCTGTCCGCGCGGGTGAACCTCGGCAATGACCGCATCAACCTGCTGCTGCGCCAGGCGCAGCTTGTCCAGGACCGGGGCCTGCTCGCGGTGTGGTTGGCCCGTCCGGGCTCCGAGCCTCTGGAGGCCCAGGCGCCCGAGAGTCTCTTGCAGCCGCCCTCGCCGCCGCCTTCCTTCGAGCAGGCGATTGCCGAGGCCCGCCGCCACCGGCCGCTGCTCGTGGCGCTTCAGCAGCAGGTGCGTGCCGCCTCGCTAGGCCGGGAGGTGGCCAGCGCGGGCTACTGGCCCCGGCTGTTTGCTCAGGGCTCCTACTCACGCAGCGGCCCCGAGGCCCGTCCCGTGTTCGCCACGCCGCGCCTGCAGAACACGCTGTCGGGCGCCGTGGTGCTGCAGTGGGATCTCTTCACCGGGTTGTCGACCGATGCCCAGGTGAACCAGGCCCGGGCGCAGCTGCGGACCGCGGAGCTGAACCTGGCGCAGACCGATCGGGAGGTGGAGGCCGAGGTGCAGCGCACCCTTCAGCTCCTGGCGACGCAGATCGCCACCGCGCAGCTGGCCGCGGAGAACCGGGAGACCGCCGCGCGGAGCCTGTCGCTGGCCGAGGAACGCTTCAAGGCGGGGGCGGGCTCCACGCTGGAGGTGCGCGACGCGCAGCTCAAGCTCACGCAGTCGGAGCTGACCCTGCTGGAGAACCGAGTGAACGTGGAGACCGCCCGCTTTGCCATGATGAGGGCCATGGGCACCCTGAGTCCGGGAGAGTCGAAATGA
- a CDS encoding efflux RND transporter periplasmic adaptor subunit, with protein MKWWKGVIAGGLFLGAAGITVAGLRDRPPPSVEVQLAKVHKGTITRTITGAGKVQAATTVKISSNLSGELIELLVKDGEPVKKGQVLGRIDRRRFEATVKQALAAQSASKAEVQVSEVEAQRTLAEHARVKGLVDKGLSSGAELEQSQARLDTANAQVAAARQRLSQASAVYEEAASNLAQTTLVSPIDGNVIELSREVGERVRGSDLSEDIVMIIAALNAMEVKIEVGEHEVVHLKTGQPAEVALDALDGESFQGAVVEIAQKALIKNEGTEAEVTTFPITVALETRPTGVLPGMSAEVRIAAETHNDALLVPIQAVTVRSEKTLPDYQAPVEGGALQAKRKTESLAKVVFVVDADNKAQVRRVRTGIASDTELEILEGLREGDRVVEGPYRTLSKDLSHGNVVSEPSQGGPGTKGGQKS; from the coding sequence ATGAAGTGGTGGAAGGGAGTCATTGCTGGCGGGCTGTTCCTGGGCGCGGCGGGCATCACGGTGGCAGGCCTGCGGGACCGGCCCCCTCCGTCCGTGGAGGTGCAGCTCGCCAAGGTGCACAAGGGCACCATCACCCGCACCATCACGGGCGCGGGCAAGGTGCAGGCGGCCACCACGGTGAAGATCTCCTCCAACCTCTCCGGCGAGCTCATCGAGCTGCTGGTGAAGGACGGGGAGCCGGTGAAGAAGGGCCAGGTGCTCGGGCGCATCGACCGCCGGCGGTTCGAGGCAACCGTGAAGCAGGCGCTGGCGGCCCAGAGCGCCTCCAAGGCCGAGGTCCAGGTCTCCGAGGTGGAGGCCCAGCGCACCCTGGCCGAGCATGCGCGCGTGAAGGGGCTGGTGGACAAGGGGCTGTCCTCGGGCGCCGAGCTGGAGCAGTCCCAGGCGCGCCTGGACACGGCCAACGCCCAGGTCGCGGCGGCCCGGCAGCGGCTGTCCCAGGCGTCCGCCGTCTACGAGGAGGCGGCGAGCAACCTGGCGCAGACGACGCTGGTCTCGCCCATCGACGGCAACGTCATCGAGCTGTCCCGCGAGGTGGGTGAGCGCGTGCGCGGCTCGGACCTGTCCGAGGACATCGTGATGATCATCGCCGCCCTGAACGCCATGGAGGTGAAGATCGAGGTGGGCGAGCACGAGGTGGTCCACCTGAAGACGGGCCAGCCCGCGGAGGTCGCCCTGGACGCGCTGGACGGGGAGTCCTTCCAGGGCGCGGTGGTGGAGATCGCCCAGAAGGCGCTCATCAAGAACGAGGGCACGGAGGCGGAGGTGACGACGTTCCCCATCACCGTGGCGCTGGAGACGCGCCCCACGGGCGTGTTGCCGGGCATGAGCGCCGAGGTGCGCATCGCCGCAGAGACGCACAACGACGCGTTGCTGGTCCCCATCCAGGCGGTGACGGTGCGCTCGGAGAAGACCCTGCCGGATTACCAGGCCCCGGTGGAGGGCGGCGCGCTGCAGGCCAAGCGCAAGACGGAGTCGCTGGCCAAGGTCGTCTTCGTGGTGGACGCGGACAACAAGGCCCAGGTGCGCCGCGTGCGCACGGGGATCGCCTCCGACACGGAGCTGGAGATTCTCGAGGGCCTGCGGGAGGGGGACCGCGTGGTGGAGGGGCCCTACCGCACGCTCTCCAAGGATCTCAGCCACGGGAACGTCGTGAGCGAGCCCTCGCAGGGCGGCCCTGGGACGAAGGGTGGGCAAAAGTCGTGA
- a CDS encoding ABC transporter ATP-binding protein, with the protein MSHGGEAGTRPLIEVVNITRVFSVGGEEVRALRGVSFGIGRGEWVAIIGQSGSGKTTLMNVLGCLDTPSSGSYILNGKDVARMNDDELALIRNKEIGFIFQTFQLLPRETALANVELPLVYRGMGARERRERAKAALEKVQLGHRMHHRPNELSGGQRQRVAIARALVAEPSMLLADEPTGNLDSATGEEIVRLFEELHRAGHTLVLVTHEPKLAARCPRAVRLSDGEVVADGPGREVALGNLVIPSAQGAGGL; encoded by the coding sequence GTGAGTCACGGCGGCGAGGCGGGGACGCGCCCGCTCATCGAGGTGGTGAACATCACCCGCGTCTTCAGCGTGGGCGGCGAGGAGGTGCGCGCCCTGCGGGGTGTCTCCTTTGGCATCGGCCGGGGCGAGTGGGTGGCCATCATTGGCCAGTCCGGCTCCGGGAAGACGACGCTGATGAACGTGCTGGGCTGTCTGGATACGCCCTCCAGCGGTAGCTACATCCTCAACGGCAAGGATGTGGCGCGGATGAACGACGACGAGCTGGCGCTCATCCGCAATAAAGAGATCGGCTTCATCTTCCAGACCTTCCAGCTGCTGCCCCGCGAGACGGCGCTCGCCAACGTGGAGCTGCCGCTGGTGTACCGGGGCATGGGCGCGCGCGAGCGCCGGGAGCGGGCGAAGGCGGCGCTGGAGAAGGTGCAGCTGGGCCACCGCATGCACCACCGGCCCAACGAGCTGTCCGGCGGCCAGCGCCAGCGCGTGGCCATTGCCCGGGCGCTGGTGGCCGAGCCCTCCATGCTCCTCGCCGACGAGCCCACGGGAAACCTGGACTCGGCCACGGGCGAGGAGATTGTCCGGCTCTTCGAGGAGCTGCACCGGGCGGGGCACACGCTGGTGCTCGTCACCCACGAGCCCAAGCTGGCGGCGCGCTGCCCCCGGGCCGTCCGCCTCAGCGATGGGGAAGTGGTGGCGGATGGGCCCGGCCGGGAGGTGGCGCTCGGGAACCTCGTCATTCCCTCGGCCCAGGGGGCGGGCGGGCTATGA